From Zavarzinella sp., one genomic window encodes:
- a CDS encoding YdjY domain-containing protein — MKRYVSWGTFWIFWMIFLIAPAGAADVKGITINETAKEVLVDAVVAPRKLPTFEQVYPIEVVACWPHPKGKKAHETVVTIDVKPSQVHAALEKIGLKPGKPARGEEKPVAEGTEIKVLLEIPQGTGTRRLSIHRFLIDPKTKQPFPREVKFLFTGSVLSKPDPTKPEMVYGADLTGTLIAIYPVTDETVCQTSLTMKEEKYLKLDVNSTLLPKEGTAVKLVFTAAK; from the coding sequence ATGAAGCGATATGTGAGCTGGGGCACCTTCTGGATTTTCTGGATGATCTTTTTGATTGCACCTGCGGGTGCGGCAGATGTGAAAGGGATCACCATTAATGAAACTGCAAAAGAAGTGCTGGTCGATGCCGTGGTAGCGCCTCGCAAATTGCCCACATTTGAACAGGTTTATCCCATTGAAGTGGTGGCCTGCTGGCCCCACCCTAAAGGCAAAAAAGCCCACGAAACCGTGGTGACGATTGATGTCAAACCCAGTCAAGTTCATGCAGCACTGGAAAAAATTGGCCTGAAGCCCGGCAAGCCGGCACGTGGGGAAGAAAAACCAGTAGCGGAAGGCACCGAAATCAAAGTGTTACTGGAAATACCCCAAGGTACGGGAACTCGTCGGTTGTCGATTCATCGTTTTTTAATCGATCCCAAGACAAAGCAGCCATTTCCGAGAGAGGTGAAATTCCTGTTCACAGGGTCAGTGCTGTCGAAGCCAGATCCTACAAAGCCTGAAATGGTCTACGGTGCGGATCTTACAGGCACCCTGATTGCAATATATCCGGTCACCGATGAAACAGTCTGCCAGACTTCTTTAACGATGAAAGAAGAAAAATACCTTAAACTGGATGTCAACAGTACACTACTACCTAAGGAGGGGACTGCGGTAAAATTGGTGTTTACTGCGGCAAAATAA
- a CDS encoding GGDEF domain-containing protein — protein MAKKLYDTVIQNRDKPESAFDEFCLVMIYPHGKSLGKRFTLTTKPYILGRDEACDIVIADASISRRHARLEPIKNDYFVLDMNSTNGTYVNEKMARSGEPIRLNDGDYLRLGSTMFRYLCGGNVEVDYHEEIYKLTIQDALTQIANVRYFEDFLEREIQRTNRHHRSLTLCLFDIDHFKKVNDTYGHLAGDYVLRELAQAVREFVRREDLFARTGGEEFALVLVETEAPQALDVAERVRKRIEEKVFRFEGKVIPITVSMGIAAAPLNGEAEEKALIAAADACMYRAKELGRNRVVYEPYKPPQEEEADTTPN, from the coding sequence ATGGCCAAAAAGCTTTACGATACCGTTATTCAGAATCGGGATAAGCCAGAGTCAGCATTCGACGAATTCTGCCTTGTGATGATTTACCCCCATGGGAAATCACTCGGGAAACGCTTCACTTTGACCACAAAGCCCTATATCCTTGGGCGAGATGAGGCATGCGACATCGTCATTGCCGATGCCTCGATATCCCGTCGGCACGCACGCCTGGAACCGATAAAAAACGACTACTTTGTGCTGGATATGAACAGCACCAATGGCACGTATGTCAACGAAAAAATGGCCCGCAGTGGGGAACCGATCCGCCTGAACGATGGTGATTATCTTCGATTGGGCAGCACGATGTTCCGTTATCTCTGTGGGGGGAATGTCGAAGTCGACTACCACGAAGAAATCTACAAGCTGACGATTCAGGATGCTCTTACCCAGATTGCCAATGTTCGCTATTTTGAAGATTTTCTGGAGCGGGAAATCCAGCGAACCAATCGGCACCACCGTTCTCTGACCTTGTGCCTGTTCGATATCGACCATTTCAAGAAGGTGAATGATACTTACGGCCACCTGGCCGGCGACTATGTGCTGAGGGAATTGGCACAGGCTGTTCGCGAATTTGTCCGCCGTGAAGACCTGTTTGCACGCACCGGTGGGGAGGAGTTTGCACTGGTACTGGTGGAAACAGAAGCTCCGCAGGCTCTGGATGTGGCAGAACGGGTTCGCAAACGGATTGAAGAAAAGGTATTTCGCTTTGAAGGGAAAGTAATCCCGATTACCGTGAGCATGGGAATTGCCGCCGCACCATTAAATGGTGAAGCCGAAGAAAAAGCACTGATTGCTGCTGCGGATGCGTGCATGTATCGGGCGAAAGAACTGGGCCGTAACCGTGTTGTATATGAACCGTATAAACCCCCACAGGAAGAAGAAGCGGACACTACTCCGAATTGA
- a CDS encoding response regulator encodes MRILWVENHLIFAHVAGRQFLASHEVLIVPTIAEARKVLKTEMFDVVLLDYDLDDGKGTELVKEIKQFQNVALIAVSSHTEGNNLLKSAGADHSCTKLHFHEIAKVISSVT; translated from the coding sequence GTGCGAATTCTCTGGGTTGAAAACCATCTGATCTTCGCCCACGTTGCTGGAAGACAATTCCTCGCGTCACATGAGGTATTGATTGTGCCTACAATTGCAGAAGCCAGAAAAGTTTTGAAAACAGAAATGTTCGATGTAGTCTTATTGGATTATGATTTGGATGACGGGAAAGGAACTGAACTGGTTAAGGAGATCAAGCAATTTCAAAATGTCGCATTGATCGCGGTATCGTCCCACACAGAAGGGAACAATTTACTGAAATCCGCAGGCGCAGATCATTCCTGCACCAAGTTACACTTTCATGAAATAGCAAAAGTCATTTCTTCAGTCACATAA
- a CDS encoding DUF1810 domain-containing protein, producing MDDPFQLSRFLEAQSDQYSIAFSEIRSGRKRSHWMWYVFPQFVGLGTSPTAQLYAIKSHAEAEAYLHHPVLGVRLQECFAAVLEHPEKSAYDIFGTPDDLKLHSSATLFGAISSSGSVYAQVLELFFGGKADLKTLKYLQIGQKDVG from the coding sequence ATGGACGATCCTTTTCAGTTGAGCCGATTTCTGGAAGCTCAGTCAGATCAGTATTCGATTGCATTCTCAGAGATTCGGTCTGGTCGAAAGCGTTCCCACTGGATGTGGTACGTTTTTCCCCAATTTGTCGGTTTAGGCACCAGCCCCACCGCACAGTTATATGCAATTAAAAGTCATGCGGAAGCAGAAGCATATCTGCACCACCCAGTTCTGGGTGTTCGATTACAGGAATGCTTTGCAGCAGTGTTGGAGCATCCGGAGAAATCGGCCTACGACATCTTTGGTACGCCGGATGATTTGAAGTTGCATTCCTCTGCCACCCTTTTTGGTGCGATATCATCCAGTGGTTCAGTCTATGCCCAGGTACTGGAGCTATTTTTCGGCGGGAAGGCTGATTTGAAAACCTTGAAGTACCTGCAAATTGGCCAGAAGGACGTTGGCTGA